The sequence below is a genomic window from Salinispira pacifica.
CTGAAAGATTATCCCAGATCATCTCCACCACAGGCTGATTTTCCCGGTAGAACTGGGGCATGTACACTCTGAGCTGACCCTCATGACACTGGCGGTCGAAATCGATGGCCCGCACCCGGTATTGCTGGGAATCAAAATCCTGGGTGAGCACCATCACATAGTTATAACTGCGCATGTCCCCCAGCAGCTTCACGAAACATCTCTCGCTGAATTTCACAAACTCTTTGGCAACCCGGATGGGATTAATCTTGTTGCCCGATACATCCCCCAGGTAATCCTCGATAAACACATCCCCGGGAATGCCGGATATGTGTTCCTCAATGAGGGTGTCGCCGTATACCATGGAATTGATTCGGTTGGGTGAGAGAATGTGCTCCAGTTCAAGGCCGTATATTCTGCTGGCGTCGGCTTTTTTCACATAGTAATAGTCATGGTTATCGTTAAAGCGGTTCATCACCCGTATTCTGAACGGCTGGGAGTTGCCGAATTCACAGTAGTCTATGCGGTCGATGAAAAGGTGGTTCAGATGAGAGGTGTTTCCCTCCATCTTCAGCCAGGAATAGATAAGACGAAGCTTTTCCTCCAGCTGGTCACGGTCTCCGGGGCCGTAGAGCACGGTCTGCCAGTAGGAGTCCGCACCGTCTTCATGATACAGGGGGATCTGCTCGGAAAAATCCTTCAACTCTTCGTAATAGAGGGACTGTTCCATGCCTCTGCCGTGTTCCTTCAGATATTCGTTCAGTTTGCTGGATACGGGATATGAGGGCTTTTTTTTCTCTATATGAACCAGATCGTTTTCGGAAATTCGCAAACCTTAATCCCCTCTGTGCACTACGCTGCCGCTGGCCTGGCGGGTGGGCATAATGGTGAGCTGACTGATCTGGACGTGGCTAGGACGGGTACACACGTAGCGCACCGCATCTGCAATATCTCCGGCGTAGAGGGGCTCAAGATCCTGATACACCTTCTGTGCTTTATCATTATCGCCGTGGAAGCGCACCAGGGAAAACTCGGTTTCCGCAAGCCCGGGGCGGATGTTGCACACCCTCATGGCAGAGGAAACCGTATCGATTCTCAGGCCGTCGCTGATCATTCCCACTGCAGCCTTGGTTGCGCAGTATACTCCGCCGCCTTCATATGCCTGCATTCCCGCTATGGAGCCGATGTTGATAATCAACGGAGCTGATGAGCTTTCCAGCATCAGAGGGGCGATCCCCCGGGTCATGTAGAGAAGGCCTTTCACGTTGGTGTCGATCATCTCATCCCAGTCATCCATGTCCGCGCTCTGCAGAGGATCCTTGCCCCGGGCAAGACCTGCATTGTTCACAAGAATATCAATACCCAGACCCTCGGATGAAAGCTGAGACGCAAATTCTTTAACCGCCTTCCGGTCCCTGACATCCAGAACCACCGGCCGCACGGATACACCGTAGGTTTCTTCAAGCTGACGGGCAAGATTGCGGATTTTCTCTTCCCGCCTGGCACAGAGAATCAGGTTCACTTTTTCATGAGCCAGTGCTGCGGCGCAGGCCTCGCCGATTCCCGCGCTTGCACCGGTGATCACTGCGGTTTGACCCTCTAATGAAACATCAGTATACATACTATCTCCTGGTGGATGCTGGTTTACAGCCATAGGATAATGCAAAAGGACGGATTATGCATAGCGAGAATATTATAATCGGAGCGGGACCCATCGGAATTGAGATGGCGGTGAATCTGAAAAATGCAGGACAGCAGGTTCTGGTAATTGATGCGGGGTAGGTGGGCCAGACTATCATGAACTGGCCGGCGAGCACCCCGTTTTTTTCCAGTCCCGAGCGAACCGCCATTGCCGGCATTCCTCTTCAGACCGTCCATCAAAGCATGGTGACCGGGGAAGAGTACCTGGCGTATTTGAGAACGGTGGTTGAGCACTACGACCTCCATCCGCTGCTGTATCACCGGGTGATCTCGGCCCGGGCCCAGGGAGCCGGCGGTACAGGCGGGCGGTTTCAGCTCACGGTTGAGCACCGGGGAACGGAGAAAAAGTTCAGCTGCCGAAATCTCATTATGGCCCACGGCAACATGCATGCGCCCCGGAGGCTGGGTGTACCCGGTGAAGACCTTGAGTTCGTGGACAATTATCATGATGACATCCACCGCTATTTCCGCCAAAACCTGCTCATAGTGGGCGGCAGAAACTCCGCCGTTGAGGCGGCAATCCGTGCATGGCGTGGGGGTGCACGGGTGACCCTCATGTACCGCCAACCCGAACTTACTAAAGAGAAGCTCAACAGCCGATATCACCTTGAAATATCCATCCTTATGCAGAAAGAACGTATCCGGTTCCTAGGCTCGTCTGAGATCAGGGAAATTCGAAATGACGAGATCAGCTATCTGCGAAACGGGAAGGAAGAAACCGGGACGTGGGACTTTGTTCTCCTCTGCACCGGATTTGAAAAGGATCTGAGTCTGCTTCATGAACTGGGTGTGAAGCTCAACCCGGATGGCGAGCCTGTACTGAATGAACCGACCATGGAAGCCAATGTTCCGGGGCTGTATTTTGCCGGAACTTCGGTTTCGGGAGGACGGGACAGTTACCGGCAATTCGTGGGTACAAGCCACGTACATGTTGAAAAAATCCTGCGAAGTATTGCCGGGGAAAATGCCCGGGCAGTGACCGGAGACTATTTTCCCCGCAGCTACCCCTTCAGCCGGGCGGATATCGAACCGGTGGAGGGTAAATCCGTGGATGAAAATACGGCGGACAGATGAAATTCCCGCTTGACCCACTGAAACATCTCCGTTAACATGCATAAACATAAACCTTACAAAAATACTAATGTATTATTCTCCCGGCGGGAAATAGTACTGAGGTATTCAGGAGATGTTCTATGATTCATATATTGAAGCGCGGACTTCTGGTTTCCGCTTTTCTGCTTGTTTTTTCCGCAGCGCTCTTTGCCAACGGCAGCGGCGAAGAATCAGAGGTGGTGAACGTATACAGTCACCGGCATTACGACAGCGATCAGGAGCTTTTTGACGAGTTCACCCGCCAGACAGGTATTCAGGTGAACGTGGTTCTGGCCAAATCTGATGAGCTGATTGAACGGCTCAGATCCGAGGGTGAGAACAGTCCCGCAGACCTGCTGATTACCGTGGATGCCAGCCGGCTTTACAGGGCACAGGATCTGGGACTTCTCCAGGGAGTAACATCACCGGTTCTGGAGGAGCAGGTTCCCGCTCATCTCAGAGAGACCGACGGCAACTGGTACGGTCTCACCAAGCGGGCCAGGGTGATTGTGTACAACAATCAGGTGACCGAGCCAGAAATATCAACATATGAAGATCTGGCGGATCCCGGGCTGGGTGAATCAATCCTTATCAGATCCAGCAGCAATATTTACAACATCAGCCTGCTTTCATCCATTATTGCCCACCAGGGCGAGGAAGCTGCATCAGAGTGGGCTGAGGGTGTTGTGAACAACATGGCCCGTGCACCCCAGGGAAATGACCGGGATCAGATGAAGGCGCTGGTGGCCGGAGAAGGCCGATATGCGGTTGTAAACACCTATTATGTGGGACTTCTCCTGAACTCAAGCGATCCTGCCGAGCAGGAAGTGGGAGAAAAAATCGGCATTATCTTCCCCAACCAGGAAGGCCGGGGAACCCATGTGAATATCAGCGGAGCCGGAGTGACACGCTCAGCACCCAACCGGGAAAATGCCGTGAAGCTTCTTGAGTTTCTCACCGGTTCCCAGGCCCAGAGCGTATATGCCAACAAAAATTACGAGTACCCGGTGAATCCCGCAGTTGAAGCCGGTGAAACCGTGGCATCCTGGGGAGACTTCCAGGAAGACGACCTAGAACTCCGGAGAATCGGAGAAAACAATGCCGCCGCTCTGAGAATATTCGATCAGGTCGGATGGCAGTGAGAACCGGTCCGATAAGAATGGGCTCAACAAGAAAAGGCCCAATGAGAAGAGGAAATGATCCGAAACAATAACCTCCGGGGAGGAATCCGTTTCCTCCCCCGGCTGCCTCTCTATCCCTCCTGGGTTCTCATCCTGGGAGGGATTTCTGTGCTTCTCATCCTTCCATTTCTGGGACCTCTCTATGCCCTGCTTCGTCCGGGGAACGAACTCTGGCAGCATCTGAAAAGCACCGTGCTGCCGGATTACCTGCGGGATACGCTTGTGTTGTCCCTGTCGGTGATGGCTGTCACAGCGGTGATGGGCGCAGTCCCCGCGTGGATAGTCAGCCGCTACCGCTTCCCCCTGCGCAGGATGTTGGACAAGAGCATGCTTCTGCCCCTTGCGATCCCCGCCTACATTACCGCCTATGCGTATGCGGGAATGACCGACTATTTCGGACCTCTATGGAATCTTGGAACAAGGCTGGGTATGAGCGGCGAAGCACTCCGGAGTATCCGTTTCACCGGCATGGGAGAGGGCATGGGAGGACTGATCCTGGTGATGAGTTTTGCCCTCCACCCCTATGTGTATGTTATTCTCAGACATCAGTTCAGGTTCAGGATTACCTCTTCCCTGGAGGCTGCACGCAGTCTGGGGGCGGGGGAGCTGAAACAGTTTTTCGCCCTTGCCCTTCCGGCGAGCATTCCTTCTCTCACTGCCGCCCTGACAGTGGTCCTCATGGAGCTGTTGAACGAGTACGGTGCGGTGGTGTATTACGGCAGAAACACCATTACAACCGGCATATTCCGGGCATGGTTCGGCTTTTATGATCTCCCTGCAGCCCGTCGGCTCGGGGGGGTGCTGATGCTCAGCGTACTGGCAATTCTCTTCCTGTTCTTCCTGATTCAGCGGCGCAAAGGCTACGGCGATCATTCTCCCCGGGAACTGACTCCGATCCGGCTGAGGGGGATGAAGCGGCTCATCTTTCCCCTTTTGGTGATGCTTCCCATGCTCCTGGGCTTTGCATTTCCCCTGATCCAGCTGCTCTCCTGGGGAGTGCGGGTATTGCCGGGAACAAACTGGTCTCCGATAATTCAAGGGGTGGGGAACACCCTGGGGCTGGGTGTCCTCAGCGGAATACTCATCGTGATTCTCAGCATAGCCTTTGCCAACGGGAGAAGATTATCCAGCTACCCGATTCTCAACCGCTTCTCGGATCTCTCCCTGGTGGGGCACAGCGTGCCGGGTGCGGTAATCGCACTGGGGGTTTTGGGTATTGCATCGACCTTGGGGCAATACAGTTCCGTCGCTTCCCTGGTACAGAGCGGACTGATGCTTCTCATTTTTGCATATGTGGTACGCTTTATCGCCGTAAGCCATCGGGCAATTGCTCCGGTGATGGAATATCAACTGAAAAAACAGGATGAAGCCAGCCGGTCTCTGGGGGCGGGACCATGGAAGACCCTCTTTCGGATTCATCTTCCCTCCCTCTATCCGGCAATTTTCGGGGCACTGGCCTTAAGTTTTCTGGAAGTAGTGAAGGAACTCCCCCTGACCATGATTCTCAGACCATTCAACTTCAACACCCTTGCGGTGAGGGCCTATGAGCTTGCAGCCAATGAGATGGTTCAGGAAGCAGCGGTTCCCTCCCTTATACTCGTGGCTTTGGGACTTCTGGGGGTGATTCTCATACAGCACAGGAGCGAAACATGATTTCATTGGAAGTGAACGGGCTGAGCAAACGGTTCTCTCTCAGGACCCCGCCTGCGGTGAATCAGGTATCCATTCGGGTGAATGAGGGAGAAATTCATGCCCTTACCGGGGAGAGCGGTTCGGGAAAATCCACAATCCTGCGGATGATCGCCGGGTTCGAAGTTCCCGATGAAGGGGAAATTGTGCTGAAGGGGAAGACCGTCAGCCGTGCCCGGCCCCCCCTTCACCTGGTTCCGGAAAAACGTTCGGTGGGCATGGTGTTTCAGGATAATGCACTCTTTCCCCATCTCACCGTGGCGGGGAATATCGGCTACGGGGTCTCTTCAGATCTCCGGCGGCAGCGGGTGGAAGAACTCCTTGAGCTGGTTCATCTTACTCCCTATGCCCGGCGCTATCCCCATGAGATATCCGGCGGCCAGGCCCAGCGTGTAGCCCTGGCCAGAGCCCTGGCTCCCGGGCCAGATATCCTTCTCATGGATGAAGCCTTCAATTCCCTGGATCGACGGCTGAAAATGCATCTGCTTCCGGAAATCCGGCGCATCATCCATTCTGTGGGCATTCCGTTGTTGTTTGTCAGCCATGACAGAAACGAAGTGTTCGATATTGCCGACCGTATCAGCATAATGCACGAAGGCAGGATTCTGCAGACAGGCACCCCGTCCCAGCTCTACGGAGAACCCGTGGACTGCTATACGGCGGAATTTTTCGGAGATGCCAACTTCATCCGCAGGGAAGGAGCGACCTACCTCATCAGGCCTGAGCAACTGCGAATCTGTACTCCGGAATCGAAAAAGGATGATCCGGGCGCAGAAAGAGATGAGCCGGGCGTAAAACAGGCTGGGCCGGGCATAGAAAAGCATGATCCGGGCGTAAAACAGGCTGGGCCGGGCCAAAAACGGGCCAGTGCCTCCCGGGGAGGCAGGCAACCGGCGGATTCGGCGTCTTTTTCCGGCCGGATTCTGGAACGCCACTACCGGGGCGACCATCTGGAGCTTTGGCTCAGCTGCAGCCACCCTGAATGGGGG
It includes:
- a CDS encoding SDR family NAD(P)-dependent oxidoreductase, yielding MYTDVSLEGQTAVITGASAGIGEACAAALAHEKVNLILCARREEKIRNLARQLEETYGVSVRPVVLDVRDRKAVKEFASQLSSEGLGIDILVNNAGLARGKDPLQSADMDDWDEMIDTNVKGLLYMTRGIAPLMLESSSAPLIINIGSIAGMQAYEGGGVYCATKAAVGMISDGLRIDTVSSAMRVCNIRPGLAETEFSLVRFHGDNDKAQKVYQDLEPLYAGDIADAVRYVCTRPSHVQISQLTIMPTRQASGSVVHRGD
- a CDS encoding NAD-binding protein; this encodes MHSENIIIGAGPIGIEMAVNLKNAGQQVLVIDAG
- a CDS encoding NAD(P)-binding domain-containing protein gives rise to the protein MGQTIMNWPASTPFFSSPERTAIAGIPLQTVHQSMVTGEEYLAYLRTVVEHYDLHPLLYHRVISARAQGAGGTGGRFQLTVEHRGTEKKFSCRNLIMAHGNMHAPRRLGVPGEDLEFVDNYHDDIHRYFRQNLLIVGGRNSAVEAAIRAWRGGARVTLMYRQPELTKEKLNSRYHLEISILMQKERIRFLGSSEIREIRNDEISYLRNGKEETGTWDFVLLCTGFEKDLSLLHELGVKLNPDGEPVLNEPTMEANVPGLYFAGTSVSGGRDSYRQFVGTSHVHVEKILRSIAGENARAVTGDYFPRSYPFSRADIEPVEGKSVDENTADR
- a CDS encoding Fe(3+) ABC transporter substrate-binding protein, which translates into the protein MIHILKRGLLVSAFLLVFSAALFANGSGEESEVVNVYSHRHYDSDQELFDEFTRQTGIQVNVVLAKSDELIERLRSEGENSPADLLITVDASRLYRAQDLGLLQGVTSPVLEEQVPAHLRETDGNWYGLTKRARVIVYNNQVTEPEISTYEDLADPGLGESILIRSSSNIYNISLLSSIIAHQGEEAASEWAEGVVNNMARAPQGNDRDQMKALVAGEGRYAVVNTYYVGLLLNSSDPAEQEVGEKIGIIFPNQEGRGTHVNISGAGVTRSAPNRENAVKLLEFLTGSQAQSVYANKNYEYPVNPAVEAGETVASWGDFQEDDLELRRIGENNAAALRIFDQVGWQ
- a CDS encoding ABC transporter permease produces the protein MIRNNNLRGGIRFLPRLPLYPSWVLILGGISVLLILPFLGPLYALLRPGNELWQHLKSTVLPDYLRDTLVLSLSVMAVTAVMGAVPAWIVSRYRFPLRRMLDKSMLLPLAIPAYITAYAYAGMTDYFGPLWNLGTRLGMSGEALRSIRFTGMGEGMGGLILVMSFALHPYVYVILRHQFRFRITSSLEAARSLGAGELKQFFALALPASIPSLTAALTVVLMELLNEYGAVVYYGRNTITTGIFRAWFGFYDLPAARRLGGVLMLSVLAILFLFFLIQRRKGYGDHSPRELTPIRLRGMKRLIFPLLVMLPMLLGFAFPLIQLLSWGVRVLPGTNWSPIIQGVGNTLGLGVLSGILIVILSIAFANGRRLSSYPILNRFSDLSLVGHSVPGAVIALGVLGIASTLGQYSSVASLVQSGLMLLIFAYVVRFIAVSHRAIAPVMEYQLKKQDEASRSLGAGPWKTLFRIHLPSLYPAIFGALALSFLEVVKELPLTMILRPFNFNTLAVRAYELAANEMVQEAAVPSLILVALGLLGVILIQHRSET
- a CDS encoding ABC transporter ATP-binding protein, which encodes MISLEVNGLSKRFSLRTPPAVNQVSIRVNEGEIHALTGESGSGKSTILRMIAGFEVPDEGEIVLKGKTVSRARPPLHLVPEKRSVGMVFQDNALFPHLTVAGNIGYGVSSDLRRQRVEELLELVHLTPYARRYPHEISGGQAQRVALARALAPGPDILLMDEAFNSLDRRLKMHLLPEIRRIIHSVGIPLLFVSHDRNEVFDIADRISIMHEGRILQTGTPSQLYGEPVDCYTAEFFGDANFIRREGATYLIRPEQLRICTPESKKDDPGAERDEPGVKQAGPGIEKHDPGVKQAGPGQKRASASRGGRQPADSASFSGRILERHYRGDHLELWLSCSHPEWGPENTAMKMRVQDHRIPWESLTEGSSVLLKLEPGAMVKLG